Part of the Ardenticatenales bacterium genome is shown below.
CGCTGTTGCGCGCCGCGCCTCAATCTATCGGGATAGGGTCGCCCAGAACGGCAGCGGGACGCCGCCAGACAACGTCCCACAAAGCCAGCAGGGTGGCGGGTATCTCGCGGCTGGTGGACCAGCGCAGGCTGATTTCGCTGTAGTCGCGGCGGTCGGCGATGACGCCTTCTGCTTGCACACCCAGCCGCCGGCAGGTAAACAGGGCGCGGGGTAAGTGGAACGCTTGCGTCACCAGTAGGGCGGATTGTACCTGGAAAATGGCGCGGGCGCGGTAGCAGGTATCGTAGGTGCGCCTGCCGCCGTAGTCCGGCTGAATGTCCGCCGCGGGTACGCCGCGGGCGATGGCGTAGGCCATCATTTCTTGCGGCTCATTGTATGATAGGGTGCTGTTGTCCCCGCTGACCAGGATTTTCTGCACAATGCCGGCATGATACAACACCACCGCCGTCTCCACACGATCCCGCAGCATGGCGCTCAGGCGGCCATTGCCGTAGACGCGCGCGCCAAACACAATCGCCACCCGCTGGGTGGGGGCGGCTGTCGCCGGATACAACTGGCGACCATACCAGTTCTGCACCGAGGCCCACCAAACAAAGGGAAAAACAACCGCCGCCGCGCCCAACCAGAAGATTCGCCGCCGCCAGAGGCCCTTTTTTCTTTCCGGCGACATCACCATTCCCCCCGTTCCCGTCTCGCCGCGCCGGCAAACAACAACTCCAGCCGCTCCTCCACTTGCTCGAACCAGACCAACATATCTTCATCAATGTCCGGCTCATCCTGCAAGACGAAACTCAGCAAATCCAACTGCCGCGCCATGATGGCGCTGTCAAGCTGCCCCGGATACATCTCCGGCAATGGGCGCACTTGCGCGTAGCCCTGCAAAAAGCTGCGCCGCAGCGCCACGTAATCCGGGTCGTCCAGCAGGTAGTAGAGGGCAATGCCGATGTCCTGCACCCCATATGCCCAACGGCTGTCGTCGAAATCCAGCACACCCAGCCGCCCCTGGTGCTGGACGATGTTGCCCGTATGCAGGTCCAGGTGCAAAAAACGTAATCCCATTGGATCGGCGTAGAGTTCATCCATCAATCTTTCCACGCGCGTGGCGGCCTGCTGCACCAGTCTCCGCAGCCGCGGCGGAAAAACGTCCACATCCTCTTCCACGCCATGTGGCTTGCCAAACGGCCATACCTGATCCAGTCGCGTGTCGCAGAAAACGGGCGGTGGTGAGAAGCGGTCCGCGTGGTTGTGCAGTTGAGCCATGAGCATTCCCGCTTTGTAGAGCGTCATGCGGGATAGATGGTTGCCAATGATGCGCCCCTCCAGCCAGGCAAAAGCGGCGCAGTGGCGCGCCTCCAGCATGTCCGGCGGATCCAGCGTCACCACCCACGCGCCCGCCGTCGTCATCAGCGGCGCGGGAACCAGCAGGTCCGTATCTTGCCGCAGCGCCATCAGCCAGGCCATTTCCGACTGAATTTGCAGCGCGGTGCGTGTGCCCGGTTTGTTGATCCGCAGCGCGTATCGCTGCCCGTCACGAGCGTCAACGCGGAAAATGGTATTGTAGTCGTTGGTGAGCAGCCGCACGG
Proteins encoded:
- a CDS encoding phosphotransferase yields the protein MRRTANVRRALFFAMKYFYELSRQGKIRRLYQLAWLALEAYGLNVSAVRLLTNDYNTIFRVDARDGQRYALRINKPGTRTALQIQSEMAWLMALRQDTDLLVPAPLMTTAGAWVVTLDPPDMLEARHCAAFAWLEGRIIGNHLSRMTLYKAGMLMAQLHNHADRFSPPPVFCDTRLDQVWPFGKPHGVEEDVDVFPPRLRRLVQQAATRVERLMDELYADPMGLRFLHLDLHTGNIVQHQGRLGVLDFDDSRWAYGVQDIGIALYYLLDDPDYVALRRSFLQGYAQVRPLPEMYPGQLDSAIMARQLDLLSFVLQDEPDIDEDMLVWFEQVEERLELLFAGAARRERGEW
- a CDS encoding YdcF family protein, with translation MSPERKKGLWRRRIFWLGAAAVVFPFVWWASVQNWYGRQLYPATAAPTQRVAIVFGARVYGNGRLSAMLRDRVETAVVLYHAGIVQKILVSGDNSTLSYNEPQEMMAYAIARGVPAADIQPDYGGRRTYDTCYRARAIFQVQSALLVTQAFHLPRALFTCRRLGVQAEGVIADRRDYSEISLRWSTSREIPATLLALWDVVWRRPAAVLGDPIPID